The following are encoded together in the Nocardioides okcheonensis genome:
- a CDS encoding mechanosensitive ion channel family protein: protein MLFVLQLAFGVFGPNPISDLFERVIVFLPSLVVAIIIIVVASAIAAAVKTLIDGTIGGLAYGTTIANIASAFVLFLGIVAALNQVGVATTVTTPVLIAILATVAGILIVGVGGGLVRPMQQRWESYLTTAENEVPRMREHAAAAPSVREQAQRAGARGQARTTPGEAAATDSSLGSGSAQDTPRS, encoded by the coding sequence ATGCTGTTCGTGCTCCAGCTCGCGTTCGGGGTGTTCGGACCGAACCCGATCAGCGACCTCTTCGAGCGGGTCATCGTGTTCCTGCCCAGCCTCGTCGTGGCCATCATCATCATCGTGGTTGCCTCGGCCATCGCCGCGGCCGTGAAGACGCTCATCGACGGCACCATCGGTGGCCTCGCCTACGGCACCACGATCGCCAACATCGCGTCCGCCTTCGTCTTGTTCCTGGGAATCGTCGCCGCGCTGAACCAGGTGGGCGTCGCCACCACCGTCACCACGCCCGTTCTGATCGCCATCCTGGCCACCGTGGCCGGCATCCTCATCGTCGGCGTGGGCGGGGGTCTCGTCCGACCCATGCAGCAGCGCTGGGAGAGCTACCTCACCACCGCCGAGAACGAGGTGCCGCGCATGAGGGAACACGCCGCCGCCGCGCCCAGCGTGCGAGAGCAGGCCCAGCGCGCCGGGGCCCGCGGCCAGGCCCGGACGACGCCCGGCGAAGCGGCCGCGACCGACTCGTCCCTCGGCAGTGGCTCCGCTCAGGACACGCCGCGCTCGTGA